The nucleotide window atttttttctcaaaaaggcaacaaatttcttttcatttaaaaGCTGCAGCTGAAAGACAACGAGATCTGCATTTTTTCATCGTCGTGTGTGGCAAAAGCGTGAGCAATTTGAGCATGACACTCACATGTGTATAAACGCGCATGTGCAAGCTCTGTCATGTATGTGTCACTTGTATGCCACTCGAATAAATAAGgttactgttttttttaatattcaataatatatttatatttaatatttttaaacttcgGTGCTTCAATGCATCAGTGCTGCTGGACTGTTCACTACAAAGCTGAGATCTTCCTTGAGTGACTACATGTTTGATATTTTGTGCTTCATGCGCTCACATTTGCTCATTTGTAGCAATAAAATGACAACTTGAtttgaaaagctgaaagttACATTTGTTGGttgataattttaaaaatcctTATTTAATAACAGCCCTACtaaataaacatttgctaaTTTTTGATGTTGTGGCTCacgaaaattttacttttatccAATGTAGCTCGAACATGAAGCAGATTTGGCCACTCCTGTTATATAACAACCAATAatgtcaataaaaacaaaatggtaGTACGTCATTAATTGTAAAATCACAGATATTCTTTCATATCCAAGGCTATTTCTTTAATAgccaacatttcaaaaagttatcAACATTTTGTGTATCCAGAAATTCTGCATATATTTGTCATAAGTTCTGATTTTATGACATTAGAATATGAAAAAATAAGGATGGACATAATATAGaacaggggttcttaaactttttgagacacACTTCCCTCTGACGCGCCCCTCCCTATTGCAAAATCAAACAACATCAAACAGAACAACAATTTGTTTACatataactttcattaatgggAAGAGTGTAGCTACTTTTTGGAAGCCAAGTATTTGACAACCGACAGCAATTGACTGTCCATCTTGGTTGTGAAAGCACGTTTAGTCATACCTCTAAGAGAGTTTATCATTTCTTGTGCctcccagtttaagaaccactgataTAGAACAACTGCCATCACAAAATAAGGACAATATTTCTATCTAAACTGTGTAAATAGAAACAAAACCAATCATTAAACATTTAGTTTATAGGTTTTTCAAAAAAGCGGCCTTTAACCAGTaccttaaaataaaatttgtaaaacagATTGAACAGCTCTAAGAAAGTATTAAATAAATACCATGGCTTGGTCCATATTTGTAGTTAAGATCAAACTCACGAAGGGTCTCAAGCTTATCTTCTTCGCTTAAAGCAATTGAGGGAGGTGATATTCTTTTAACAGATATGTCACTTTCATTTGATTTTACCACAGAACCTCCtgaaaatgaaacacttgcaATAATTCCAAAACTATTCGTAGTTAATGGCAAATGATGAAGAGCCGATCTGCTAAATCTTaagagaaataaaataaactttaccaTCACTATAAGTATGTTAGATTAATCTTTTTCACTTTAAAAGGCTGAAATTCAGCCTGCCACTATCAGCCTGCTTTACTAGCTTAAACAGCACATTAACTTTCTCGAAGATtacaaataacattttttttgcatttatgtTGTAATATGTGCTACTGCATACAAAGAAGCTagtgcatttgatatttttagctAAGAGGTTACTCTTGCAGGTCAGGTGCAGACTATTGTTTAACTGTCCATGAAGGTTGGTTTTATGTACAACTTTTCATAATCTACTATATTCATCCTGATTTCAGAGGCCCGGTAAAGGTTTGGTGTGTGTCTTTACTACAATTCATCAAGTTATGCTTATTGCTTTGGCAAACTAAAGGCTTTTATGAGattatttttatagaaatCTATGCAGTATCTTTAGCTTCATTCTGTTTTTATGCAttaattgtgttgaaaatatgaaaaaatatgaacaaaacAAGAGCATTTTTATAAGGCTTGACACCTCTTACACCTGGACAGCAGAGTAAGGCAGTTTATTTCGAGATCTCTGAggtgcaaaagcaaaattctGGTGTGCAACAAACCAACTGGTGTGCAACAAACCAACTGGTGTGCACTCGTTGCATGATCGCCATAGAGAAGGTGCGGCCTTACACTAGAAAAGCAGTGATGTcacttttgtttaaaaaccaTTCTTCTCCCACCGTGAAAGGGGCATGTTATCTAACCTGCTGGTGTGTAATACCGTTTTGTCTCGAGTGTGCTCTTGCCATATTCTGAAGTCTTGCCTTACACCACAACAGCGCATGACAATATTCCTATAAACCAACCTTTTATATCCAAAGGAACTTTCTGACGtctttgttttgctttcttAAATTGTTCTGTTATTACACTTGCTTTTGCAGCCATCGCtctaataataaaattagCACATAAAACAGAATAGCCTAGTCTGGaaagcaacaaacaaaatagaCAAAAAAGAGATAACCTTGCAACATCACCTAATCTATAAATAAAGTTGAATAACAAACACTAACGATAAAGGAACGAATCATAAACGAATGGCATCTCTTGCATGTTTCACTTTTGCACTCCTTTGttaacaacaattacactttTAACGAAGTCTCATACCT belongs to Clavelina lepadiformis chromosome 6, kaClaLepa1.1, whole genome shotgun sequence and includes:
- the LOC143462369 gene encoding DNA polymerase delta subunit 4-like; its protein translation is MAAKASVITEQFKKAKQRRQKVPLDIKGGSVVKSNESDISVKRISPPSIALSEEDKLETLREFDLNYKYGPSHDITRIERWNRANNLKKNPPQQIKDIILSDQKYLGPLWEQYNNLIPIN